The following coding sequences lie in one Xyrauchen texanus isolate HMW12.3.18 chromosome 25, RBS_HiC_50CHRs, whole genome shotgun sequence genomic window:
- the LOC127618560 gene encoding zinc finger protein ZFP2-like isoform X2 has protein sequence MLAVFLLDSYENTATSTPLVHGFIRPPTVSTLSSVSPKTMFIMREQVDVICCKSVGTDLSMLDIDDFITEISQLKKEVTSLKTKLMERDDRLQELENVSCQSSVCVTDGTSTECQDSVWSGRDQSTPQRLLDKLSEQRSRDTQDSQLTLLCSTDGNQGDQTSTESLTSVCNAGEQQTLQTPAKMCSVKLLDCRKLMKMRGETTVEEQHGDDDQTSTGSLASGCNAGEHQMMETPVKMEVKQEEINEENTADEDQRDDDFIYSELMEVKEEHQDPIEVEEKHHDFTTGEKSLIDSKTKKNFSPKNLQKRAATKYLTCSQCGKCLTCNKDLNIHMRIHTGEKPYTCSHCGKSFTQIKYLTIHMRIHNGEKPYKCSHCGKSFIQSHDLKDHKRIHTGEKPYKCLHCEKRFIQSQHLKTHERIHTGEKPYKCSHCGKSFIQSQHLKTHERIHTGEKPYKCSLCGKSFTKSENLKTHERIHTGEKPFKCSHCIMSFTQLHSLKTHKRIHTGEKPYNCSHCGKSFNHLNSLKTHERIHTGEKPYNCSHCETSFTQLHSLKTHERIHTGEKPYNCSSCGKSFTQLSSLKTHERIHTG, from the exons atgttcatcatgagagagcaggtggatgtgatctgctgtaaatcagtaggaactgatctgtccatgctggatattgatgatttcatcacagaaatctctcagctgaagaaagaggtgacgtcactgaagacaaaactgatggagagagatgacaggttacag gagctggaaaatgtttcctgtcaatcttcagtgtgtgtgactgatgggacctccacagaatgtcaggattcagtgtggagcggcagagatcagtccacaccacagcgactgctggacaaactctctgaacagagatccagagacacacaggactcacagctcactttactctgttctactgacggtaatcagggtgatcaaacctccacagagtctctgacttctgtctgtaatgctggagaacagcagacgCTGCAGACACCAGCgaagatgtgttcagtaaagctgctggactgcaggaaactgatgaagatgagaggagaaaccacagtAGAGGAACAACACGgtgatgatgatcaaacctccacagggtCTCTCGCTTCTGgctgtaatgctggagaacatCAGATGATGGAGACACCAGTTAAGAtggaagtgaagcaggaggagataaatgaagaaaacacagcagatgAAGATCAGAGGgatgatgattttatttattcag agctgatggaagtgaaagaggaacatCAAGATCCgattgaagtggaggagaaacatcatgatttcacaactggagaaaaatctttgattgACTCAAAGACTAAGAAGAATTTCTCACCAAAAAATCTTCAAAAACGAGCAGCAACAAAATATttaacctgctctcagtgtggaaagtgtttaacatgtaataaagatcttaatatacacatgagaattcatactggggagaaaccttacacgtgctcacactgtggaaagagtttcactcagatAAAATACCTGACaatacacatgagaattcataatggagagaagccttacaagtgctcacactgtggaaagagttttattcAGTCACACGATCTGAAAGACCacaagagaatccatactggagagaaaccttacaagtgcttacactgtgaaaagagatttATTCAGTCACAACAcctaaaaacacatgagagaattcatactggagagaaaccatacaagtgctcacactgtggaaagagttttattcAGTCACAACAcctaaaaacacatgagagaatccatactggagagaaaccatacaagtgctcactctgtggaaagagttttactaAGTCAGAAAATctaaaaacacacgagagaattcatacgggagaaaaacctttcaagtgctcacactgtatAATGAGCTTCACTCAGTTACATTCCCTGAAAACACACAAgcgaatccatactggagagaaaccgtacaattgctcacactgtggaaagagtttcaatcatttaaattccctgaaaacacacgagagaattcatactggagagaaaccatacaactGCTCACACTGTGAAACAAGCTTCACTCAGTTACAttccctgaaaacacatgagagaattcatactggagaaaaaccttacaactGCTCAagctgtggaaagagtttcactcagttaagttccctgaaaacacatgagagaattcatacaggaTAG